The DNA segment CTGGCACCAGGCCAAAGGAATCGGCCAGGCGTTCCGCGACCTCGAGATCCCGGTCGGCGACGTCGTCAGCAGCGAGTACTTCCGGGCGTGGCAGACGGCCGACCTCGCCTTCGGCCGCTACGAGAAGGACCCGGCGCTGAACTTCGAGCCGGCCGAGGACTACACCGACGAGCAGTTCGAGGCGATGCGCGCGCGCGTGATGCCGCTCGTCACGGCAGCCCCCGACGCGGGCGTCAACACCGTCATCGTCGGGCACGACGACCCCTTCGAGGCCGTGACCGGGATCTACCCCGAGCCGCAGGGCGTCGCCTACGTGCTCCGGCCCGATGGTGCCGGCGGCTACGCGATCCTCGCTCGCCTAGCGTCAGACGACTGGAATCGCCTCGGCGACTGACCCTTGCCGGAGCTCAGCCGAAGAGGATGGACAGGGCGATGATGACGCCGGCCCCCACCACGACCAGGCCGGCCTGCGGGGCTCCTTTCCAGCGCCGCGCGGACCCCATCAGGTAGAGCAGCGTGCCGAGCGCGAGGAGCAGCGACGCAAACGCGTACCCGCTCTCGCCCAGGACCAGCAGCAGCAGGGCAACGGCAGCGAACACGCCGGGGGCCAGAAACGGGTGCTGCCATGCGGGACGCGTAGGAGGAGTAGAGGTGGAGCGCGTAGCCATGGCGTTGACCAGTTCGTGATACACAGGGGGGCAGCAGGGAAAGCTACTCACCAGGGATCGACCCGAGGCATAATACCAACGCCGAGCGGCTGAAGATATCTCCCAGCCGGATTCGGGCGGACGAGTCCGCTCTGTCCACTAACGCAAGGCCCGGACGATTACGCCTGCAGCGTCTTGAGTTCAGAGACCACCTCGGCGACCGAGTCTTTGGCGTCGCCGAAGAGCATCTGCGTGTTGTCGCCGTAGAAGAGCAGGTTGTCCACGCCCGCGTAGCCCGGCCGCATCGAGCGCTTGAGGACGATCACGTTCTGCGCCTTGTCCGCGTCCAGGATCGGCATCCCGTAGATCGGCGAGCCGGGGTCGGTCCGCGCCGCCGGGTTGACGACGTCGTTGGCACCCACGACGAGCGCCACGTCGGTCGTCTCGAAGTCGGCGTTGACGTCGTCCATGTCGAAGAGCTGATCGTACGGGACGTTGGCTTCGGCGAGGAGGACGTTCATGTGGCCCGGCATCCGGCCCGCGACCGGGTGGATGGCGTACTTCACCTCGACGCCCTCTTTCTGCAGAAGGTCGGCCATCTCGCGGACTTGGTGCTGCGCCTGCGCCACGGCGAGGCCGTAGCCCGGGATGACGATCACCTTCTGCGCGTAGCTCATCAGGATCGCCGCGTCGTCGGCCGTGGTCTCGCGGACACTCAGGCCCTCGGCCGAGACCGTGGGGCCGCTGCCCGCCGCGCCGTCGCCCCCGCCGAAGCCGCCGAGGAGGACGTTCGCGAGCGAGCGGTTCATCGCCTCGCACATGATCCGCGTCAGGATCAGCCCGCTCGCCCCGACGAGCGCCCCGCTCACGATCAGCGCGTAGTTGCCGAGCACGAACCCCGCCGCGCTCGCCGCGAGGCCCGAGTACGAGTTGAGGAGCGCGACCACAACCGGCATGTCGGCCCCGCCGATGGGGACGACGAGGAGGATGCCGAGCAGGAGCGCAAGCGCCGCGAGCGCCGCGAGGCCCCACACGATGGGGTCGTTGAAGCCGGGAAAGTCCGCCGCGCCTCGCACGATCCACACCGTCGCCGCGACGACGCCGAGGGCGATGACGACAGAGAAGAGCCGGAGGCCGGGGAACGCGACCGGGTTGCCGCTGAGCCGCCCGCTCAGCTTGCCGAAGGCGACAAAGCTCCCCGAGAATGTCACCGCACCGATCAGCACAGAGAGCGCGACCGTGAACGCCGTCAGCCCCGTAAACGGCTCGGTCATGGCGACGCCCGGCTGCGCTGACGCCAGCGTCAGCGGCACCTGCTCGGCGTAGCGCGCCGCCTCGGCCGCCGCCACGAGCGCCGACGCCCCGCCGCCGAACCCGTTGAACGCCGCCACCAGCTCCGGCATCTTCGTCATCTCAACCGTCCGCGCCAGCCACACCCCGGCGGCCCCGCCGAGCACGAGGCCGAGCACCATCTCGACCGGGCTCAGAATCTGCTGCATGAACAGGGTCGCCACCACGGCCAGCAGCATCCCGCCCGCGGCGAGCCGGTTGCCGTCGCGCGCCGTGAGCGGCGACGAGAGCCGCTTCAGCCCGACGATGAAGAGCGAGGCCGCCACGAGGTAGGCGACGGTGATGAGGGTTTCTTTCATCGGAGAATTAGAGGTGGGTGCGCGGCAGGGGCGCACGGCCGTGCGCCCGTACGACCGTCGGAGGTTCACACCTGCGCCGGTTCGCGGGCGGCCTCGCCGGTCGCGGCTGCTTTGCCGCCAGCGGCCGGCGGCGGGCGGTCCTTCTTCCTGAACATCTGCAGCATCCGGTCGGTGACGAGGAAGCCACCGACGACGTTGGTCGTTGCCAGGACGAGCGCGGCGAAGCCGAGCCACTTCGCCCACGGCGTCCCGACCATCCCGGCCACGACGAGCGCCCCGACGATCGTGATGCCGCTGATGGCGTTCGAGCCGGACATGAGCGGGGTGTGGAGCGTCGCCGGCACCTTCGAGATGACCTCCATCCCGACGAACGCAGCGAGCACGAAGACGACGACGAGGGCGATGTCCATAGTACCTATTGGGCGATGGGGTGATTCGCCGATTGGGTGATTGAGGTCACAGGAAGCGGTACGCGGTCAAGGGACGCAAGGGGAGCGATTCAATCAGCAAATCAGCCATTTAGCGAATCAGTCAACGGCTTCACCCGCTCGTGGACGACGGCACCGTCGCGGGTGACGCACGCGCCTTGCGCGATCTCGTCGTCGAAGTCGGGTGCGAACGCGCCGTCCTCGGTGAACTCGGTAACGAGGGCGGCGAGCGTGCGGGCGTACATCTGGCTCGCGTGGAGCGGCATCGACGCCGGGAGGTTCATCGGGCCGAGGACGTGGACGCCGGCGTGGACGACCCGCTCGTCGGGCTGCGTCGCGGCGCAGTTGCCGCCGTTGGGCGCGGCGAGGTCCACGATGACCGAGCCGGGCTGCATACCCTCGACGCCGGCCTCGGTGATGAGGACCGGCGCGGGCCGGCCGGGGATGAGCGCTGTCGAGATCACGATGTCGGCCTTCGCCACGTAGCGGGCGAGGCGTTCGACCTGCTGCGCCTGCTGGTCCTCGGCGAGGGCCTTCGCGTAGCCGCCCCGGTCCTCCGCGTCGCCCGTGTCGAGGTCTAGCTCGACGAACGTAGCCCCGACGGACTCGACCTGCTCGCGGGCAGCGGGCCGCACGTCGTAGCCGCTCGTCACCGCGCCGAGCCTCCGCGCCGTGGCGAGGGCCTGGAGCCCCGTCACGCCGGCCCCGAGGACGAGGACCTGGGCCGGTCGTATCGTGCCGGCGGCGGTCGTGAGGAGCGGGAAAAACTTGGGGAGGGTGTCGGCGGCGAGGAGGACGGCCTTGTAGCCGGCGACGGTACTCATCGCCGAGAGCGCGTCCATCTTCTGGGCGCGCGTGATGCGCGGGACGAGTTCCATCGAGAACGCCGTCACGCCCCGCTCGGCGAGGCGGGCGGCCCGCTCCGGCCGGTCGAGCGGCTGGAGAAATCCGATCAGGACAGCCCCGGAGCGGAGCGCGCCGAGGTCGTCCTCCGGCGGCCGGACGGTCGCAACGAGGTCGGCCCCGAGCGCCTCG comes from the Bacteroidota bacterium genome and includes:
- a CDS encoding NAD(P)(+) transhydrogenase (Re/Si-specific) subunit beta, translating into MKETLITVAYLVAASLFIVGLKRLSSPLTARDGNRLAAGGMLLAVVATLFMQQILSPVEMVLGLVLGGAAGVWLARTVEMTKMPELVAAFNGFGGGASALVAAAEAARYAEQVPLTLASAQPGVAMTEPFTGLTAFTVALSVLIGAVTFSGSFVAFGKLSGRLSGNPVAFPGLRLFSVVIALGVVAATVWIVRGAADFPGFNDPIVWGLAALAALALLLGILLVVPIGGADMPVVVALLNSYSGLAASAAGFVLGNYALIVSGALVGASGLILTRIMCEAMNRSLANVLLGGFGGGDGAAGSGPTVSAEGLSVRETTADDAAILMSYAQKVIVIPGYGLAVAQAQHQVREMADLLQKEGVEVKYAIHPVAGRMPGHMNVLLAEANVPYDQLFDMDDVNADFETTDVALVVGANDVVNPAARTDPGSPIYGMPILDADKAQNVIVLKRSMRPGYAGVDNLLFYGDNTQMLFGDAKDSVAEVVSELKTLQA
- a CDS encoding histidine phosphatase family protein; amino-acid sequence: MPVSRSSLLALALLLAVTTGCATAQQPDAFTQVEDVALLTALRSGGHVIYFRHAQTEKDYADQVTADPNDGSTQRVLSEFGWHQAKGIGQAFRDLEIPVGDVVSSEYFRAWQTADLAFGRYEKDPALNFEPAEDYTDEQFEAMRARVMPLVTAAPDAGVNTVIVGHDDPFEAVTGIYPEPQGVAYVLRPDGAGGYAILARLASDDWNRLGD
- a CDS encoding Re/Si-specific NAD(P)(+) transhydrogenase subunit alpha; its protein translation is MAVTIGVPRETARGEHRVALTPDVAARLAKAGYTVAVERGAGARAHFQDADYETVGARTVGRDEALGADLVATVRPPEDDLGALRSGAVLIGFLQPLDRPERAARLAERGVTAFSMELVPRITRAQKMDALSAMSTVAGYKAVLLAADTLPKFFPLLTTAAGTIRPAQVLVLGAGVTGLQALATARRLGAVTSGYDVRPAAREQVESVGATFVELDLDTGDAEDRGGYAKALAEDQQAQQVERLARYVAKADIVISTALIPGRPAPVLITEAGVEGMQPGSVIVDLAAPNGGNCAATQPDERVVHAGVHVLGPMNLPASMPLHASQMYARTLAALVTEFTEDGAFAPDFDDEIAQGACVTRDGAVVHERVKPLTDSLNG
- a CDS encoding NAD(P) transhydrogenase subunit alpha — translated: MDIALVVVFVLAAFVGMEVISKVPATLHTPLMSGSNAISGITIVGALVVAGMVGTPWAKWLGFAALVLATTNVVGGFLVTDRMLQMFRKKDRPPPAAGGKAAATGEAAREPAQV